The following are from one region of the Arachis duranensis cultivar V14167 chromosome 10, aradu.V14167.gnm2.J7QH, whole genome shotgun sequence genome:
- the LOC107468971 gene encoding uncharacterized protein LOC107468971, which yields MAIECLEMFYGIDRTAFRMLTQVLHREVKQSLMVMAFLLSLETMRLNGIVQTTIKNEGWFMNSLADECVICLQCLLSQEFSGVVEKSRKLETLGHVLKIDLTLYQVHRMRSILLTLIPDTLSTICARILGDITMDTVWLEYQRTPKELPGFNTQDQCISVAPEASSRHNDGRGMHMQQGGRQTEQDKGKQKYVCKELDDAERPKTLTVCFGRESMPTAEGIAEFFCNMFGHVVQRVTVMPRRDKESGDFAFVLFNDASIPRIIMGDKNVVHHTIQGMKCWIRWWTGTHYRCVN from the coding sequence ATGGCAATCGAATGTTTGGAAATGTTCTATGGAATTGATCGAACTGCATTCAGGATGCTTACGCAAGTCCTTCACCGTGAAGTTAAACAGTCCCTGATGGTCATGGCATTTCTATTGTCACTGGAGACAATGAGACTGAATGGTATTGTGCAAACAACCATAAAAAATGAAGGCTGGTTTATGAACAGTCTTGCCGATGAATGTGTCATCTGTTTGCAATGCCTACTATCTCAGGAGTTCTCTGGGGTTGTGGAAAAGTCCAGAAAACTCGAAACCCTCGGACACGTGCTGAAAATTGATCTCACGTTATACCAGGTTCATAGGATGAGATCGATCCTCCTAACTCTAATTCCCGATACCCTATCAACCATTTGCGCTAGAATTCTAGGCGACATAACGATGGATACGGTGTGGTTGGAGTACCAGAGGACTCCTAAAGAACTACCGGGTTTCAACACACAGGACCAGTGCATATCGGTTGCACCAGAGGCATCGAGTAGACATAACGATGGCCGAGGAATGCATATGCAACAAGGAGGAAGGCAAACTGAGCAAGATAAGGGAAAGCAGAAGTACGTCTGCAAGGAGCTGGATGACGCGGAACGTCCAAAGACACTGACCGTATGCTTCGGTCGAGAGTCCATGCCAACTGCAGAGGGCATTGCTGAGTTTTTCTGCAACATGTTTGGTCATGTGGTTCAAAGGGTGACAGTCATGCCTCGGAGGGACAAAGAATCGGGTGATTTTGCTTTCGTTCTTTTCAACGACGCATCAATCCCCCGCATTATCATGGGGGACAAAAATGTCGTTCATCATACGATACAAGGCATGAAATGTTGGATCAGATGGTGGACAGGAACACATTATCGCTGTGTGAATTAG
- the LOC107468969 gene encoding F-box/kelch-repeat protein At3g06240-like — protein MAKFQLPLPIIPDELLQEIFLRSSAKAVGRCMCLNKFWYRQLRQPETCIHHMRRQKVLDQHVLFHVGYSLLLMGSDSLYIVNAASGEEVNVQHPFGVGIHGWFRIVGVSNGNICFKFSRERDDTRLLVWNPTTQCSREISDPHRDHGRSFFPVYGFGHVPNSDAYTVIHMCKRDIADAYVFFSRYCSRRSTWFHCVDCLPGVEKIDPNSVFNNGQAYWITGTGDSYATPKSVLCYSVEDESFSEVSIPVGAIYTVHNLLTHKEKVALLAHTHNEFGYVAAIRHLNEDADGNRILEQYCRFASRSIRENPILFVDDNLLLLVNNSKERELLVNYRYRELVLTEYDIKHGTRNLLVRRAWRYPETPHPITVRSTLKYFTGMFPV, from the coding sequence ATGGCTAAATTCCAACTTCCCTTGCCGATTATTCCGGATGAACTGCTACAAGAAATCTTCCTGCGTAGTAGTGCCAAAGCTGTAGGGAGATGTATGTGCTTGAATAAATTCTGGTACCGACAGCTACGCCAACCAGAGACATGCATACACCACATGCGAAGGCAGAAAGTGTTAGATCAACATGTTTTGTTTCATGTTGGATACTCACTACTGTTAATGGGTTCAGATTCACTATATATAGTGAATGCTGCTTCTGGAGAAGAAGTGAATGTTCAGCATCCTTTCGGAGTTGGCATCCATGGGTGGTTTCGTATTGTGGGAGTGTCAAACGGGAACATATGTTTCAAGTTCTCTCGTGAACGAGACGACACAAGACTTTTGGTATGGAATCCGACAACACAATGCTCTAGAGAAATTTCCGACCCCCACAGGGACCACGGTAGATCGTTTTTCCCAGTATATGGTTTCGGTCATGTTCCAAACTCAGATGCATACACAGTCATACATATGTGCAAAAGGGACATAGCTGATGCCTACGTTTTTTTCTCTAGATATTGTTCAAGGCGTTCTACATGGTTTCACTGCGTTGATTGTCTCCCTGGTGTAGAAAAAATTGACCCTAACTCTGTTTTTAATAATGGTCAAGCGTATTGGATAACTGGTACAGGAGATAGCTATGCTACACCCAAGTCTGTTTTATGTTACAGTGTTGAAGATGAATCATTTAGCGAGGTGTCTATCCCTGTAGGTGCAATATATACCGTTCACAATTTACTAACCCACAAGGAAAAAGTTGCACTCCTCGCTCATACACACAACGAATTTGGTTATGTCGCAGCAATTCGGCACTTGAATGAAGACGCGGATGGAAACAGAATATTAGAGCAATACTGCAGGTTTGCGAGTCGAAGCATCAGAGAAAATCCAATACTATTCGTGGATGATAACCTACTTTTGTTGGTGAACAATTCAAAGGAAAGAGAGTTACTCGTCAATTACAGGTACAGAGAGCTTGTGTTGACAGAATATGACATCAAACATGGCACTAGAAATCTATTGGTGAGGAGAGCATGGCGATACCCAGAAACGCCACACCCGATCACAGTAAGGTCTACACTCAAGTATTTTACAGGGATGTTTCCTGTCTAG